Proteins encoded by one window of Methyloterricola oryzae:
- a CDS encoding Ig-like domain-containing protein encodes MAHAVLRDHGPNDATVIFPQWYRDFNDNVLGICKYADSSANGPLCLTTPADTDPAGFAGNLGGEAFYSAFNFNDIGNNINFNYVAALEMAYLSATGAPPAIRDPANPTEVVFSRIRMRMDVPDGCGGHYIIRHPFGTNEFDLEPGTRSLNYTDDVTPINGDFSAAHKGHHGPFLSWDTDLPIIVPQPVGPAHEYIGDPNVLHTYTGSAVPNTGAAKTRHPEHDFQNFIEIEGPTGCDLGQGSNVFFSPLGSLSGIKWTQPIPTATRIEKATYAAKTGSTNAMDIWATSSPGQNLVVTAANDQSPSVPGVRLKENDTPSGTYFAHLEFAGDPPPLVKVTNLSSTPASQDTASVVDAIDITKAIYDPNSHVLCVTAHSESTLASTPASLEAPPYGVFGAPNSNCPAVDPKDVALVKDLDDFLERVSPPQSVNVRSSLGGSDSKTVISLTGVSDATITTIAQDDLFSVTGTGQSPLNVGQNDSGAPTNYRVVVVSQPETEKNGEVVPSGTVSAPASGGTVTYTAAEGLPTHDTSFFYAIQDVVTNKISNVAKVSLHVDAQAAPPVGVADNFGILNSTVASFTANVLTNDSTGAGSVAINPATIKVESQGTRGVATVNTATGAITYRPCKTSAPGVCTTTLSAPGAGTDTFTYSVANIAGARSTPVTVTVVVEPLAEALTVTRARFNSPKWDIRLTDTWFGAPLTPSVSCYLIKNNNTSLPTAQLIGTGPVDPLGAVQIQASAGGSIPSASGTWQIRCTSSNNGTVVSGPVK; translated from the coding sequence ATGGCACATGCCGTCCTGAGAGACCACGGGCCCAATGATGCCACTGTGATATTTCCGCAATGGTATCGGGACTTCAATGATAACGTGCTGGGAATATGCAAATACGCAGACTCCAGCGCAAACGGGCCATTGTGCCTGACCACGCCGGCGGACACCGACCCGGCTGGCTTCGCAGGAAACCTGGGTGGAGAAGCGTTTTACAGCGCTTTCAATTTCAATGATATAGGCAACAACATCAACTTCAATTATGTCGCTGCCCTGGAAATGGCGTATCTGAGTGCGACCGGCGCGCCTCCGGCAATACGCGACCCTGCGAATCCGACAGAAGTGGTCTTCTCCCGGATTCGAATGCGTATGGATGTGCCAGACGGGTGCGGTGGGCATTACATCATCCGTCATCCGTTTGGGACCAATGAATTCGACCTGGAACCGGGAACCCGATCGCTGAACTACACCGACGATGTCACGCCAATCAATGGCGACTTCAGCGCGGCGCACAAAGGTCATCACGGGCCATTCCTGAGTTGGGATACCGATTTACCTATCATCGTGCCGCAACCCGTCGGTCCCGCCCACGAGTACATCGGCGATCCGAACGTCCTACACACCTACACCGGCAGCGCCGTGCCCAACACCGGCGCGGCTAAGACTCGCCACCCTGAACACGACTTCCAGAATTTCATCGAAATAGAGGGCCCCACTGGATGCGATCTCGGGCAAGGATCGAATGTATTCTTCAGTCCTCTGGGTTCACTTTCCGGCATCAAGTGGACTCAGCCTATTCCAACGGCCACACGAATTGAGAAGGCCACCTATGCGGCGAAAACCGGATCGACAAACGCCATGGACATCTGGGCAACTTCGTCACCCGGACAAAACCTGGTTGTCACCGCCGCTAATGACCAGTCACCCTCCGTCCCGGGAGTCAGGCTTAAAGAAAACGACACGCCGTCGGGCACCTACTTCGCACACCTGGAATTTGCCGGCGATCCCCCCCCGCTGGTGAAGGTGACGAACCTGTCCAGTACGCCCGCATCACAGGATACCGCCTCCGTGGTGGATGCCATCGACATCACCAAGGCGATTTATGATCCCAACTCCCATGTCCTTTGCGTGACGGCCCATTCGGAAAGCACCCTGGCGTCCACTCCGGCGAGCCTGGAGGCACCGCCGTATGGTGTATTCGGTGCGCCAAACTCCAACTGCCCGGCGGTCGATCCCAAGGACGTCGCGCTGGTCAAGGACCTCGACGACTTCCTGGAACGCGTGTCACCCCCGCAGAGCGTCAACGTAAGATCCAGCCTCGGCGGAAGCGATTCCAAGACCGTCATTTCCCTGACCGGCGTGTCCGACGCCACCATTACCACCATCGCACAGGATGATCTGTTTAGCGTAACCGGTACCGGACAATCGCCCCTCAACGTCGGACAAAACGACTCCGGCGCCCCGACGAACTACCGCGTTGTCGTGGTCAGTCAGCCCGAGACCGAAAAGAATGGCGAGGTCGTGCCTTCAGGCACAGTATCAGCGCCCGCCTCGGGTGGTACCGTGACCTATACGGCAGCGGAGGGCCTGCCGACCCACGACACGTCATTCTTCTATGCGATTCAGGATGTGGTTACCAACAAGATATCCAATGTGGCCAAGGTAAGCCTGCACGTCGATGCACAAGCCGCCCCTCCGGTCGGCGTCGCGGACAATTTTGGCATCCTGAATTCGACCGTGGCATCGTTTACCGCGAACGTGCTTACCAATGACAGCACCGGCGCTGGAAGCGTCGCTATCAATCCAGCCACTATAAAGGTTGAGTCCCAGGGAACCCGAGGCGTGGCTACGGTAAACACCGCAACCGGCGCGATCACCTACCGGCCTTGCAAGACTTCTGCGCCTGGAGTCTGCACCACGACCTTGAGCGCCCCGGGTGCCGGCACCGACACCTTTACCTACTCGGTGGCCAATATCGCCGGAGCACGGTCAACGCCGGTCACTGTAACCGTTGTGGTTGAGCCTTTGGCCGAAGCACTGACCGTCACCCGGGCGCGCTTCAACTCACCGAAGTGGGACATCCGGCTGACCGACACCTGGTTCGGCGCACCACTGACGCCGTCGGTGAGTTGTTACTTGATCAAAAACAACAACACTTCGCTGCCTACAGCCCAACTGATCGGCACTGGGCCTGTGGACCCCTTAGGCGCCGTGCAGATTCAAGCCAGCGCCGGCGGAAGCATTCCGTCAGCGTCTGGTACGTGGCAGATACGCTGCACCTCCAGCAACAACGGAACGGTCGTATCCGGTCCAGTCAAGTGA
- a CDS encoding SCO family protein — MKPQISASTRTLILALLAGLAAILEGGPAWAADSGSSWGANFFPNVELIDQDGRKLRFYDDLLKGKVFALNFIFTRCKDSCPAETAALRKVQKALGDRVGREVFFYTISIDGERDKPEELKAYADKFHVGPGWLFLSGGKADVDLIRKKLGMYRNDGKQETALNQHSINILLGNEAASQWIKRSPFEDTAALVRVIGQRLGSPGSASGIANAHINAPILDPTKELPGEKLFYPRCSNCHSVSTAEADDIGPGLAGITKKRDRNWLKRWLKEPDKLIAKKDKTALAIYKAYKQIPMPNFRLTDQQAEDLVQYLEANDRQTKPLAANDAKALSMQ, encoded by the coding sequence ATGAAACCGCAGATCTCAGCCAGCACCCGGACCCTGATTCTGGCACTGCTGGCGGGTCTCGCGGCGATCCTGGAGGGCGGCCCGGCCTGGGCCGCCGACTCCGGCTCGTCATGGGGCGCCAATTTCTTTCCCAATGTGGAACTGATCGATCAGGACGGGCGCAAGCTCCGTTTCTATGATGACCTGTTAAAAGGCAAGGTGTTTGCCCTCAACTTCATCTTTACCCGCTGCAAGGATAGTTGCCCCGCGGAAACCGCGGCCTTGCGCAAGGTGCAGAAGGCCCTGGGGGACCGGGTCGGGCGTGAAGTCTTTTTCTACACCATCAGCATTGACGGCGAACGGGACAAACCCGAGGAGCTCAAAGCCTACGCTGACAAATTCCATGTGGGTCCGGGCTGGCTCTTCCTCAGCGGAGGCAAGGCCGACGTAGACCTGATACGCAAAAAACTGGGCATGTACCGCAACGACGGCAAGCAAGAGACTGCCCTCAACCAGCACAGCATCAATATCCTTTTGGGCAATGAGGCGGCCAGCCAATGGATCAAGCGTTCCCCCTTCGAGGATACTGCGGCGCTGGTTCGTGTGATAGGCCAGCGACTGGGATCGCCCGGCAGCGCATCGGGGATCGCCAATGCCCACATCAACGCGCCAATTCTGGACCCCACCAAGGAACTGCCGGGGGAAAAGCTGTTCTATCCTCGCTGCTCCAACTGCCACAGCGTCAGTACGGCGGAAGCGGACGATATCGGCCCGGGCCTGGCAGGAATCACCAAAAAGCGCGACCGCAACTGGCTTAAGCGCTGGCTCAAGGAACCGGACAAGCTGATCGCCAAAAAGGACAAGACCGCCCTGGCGATCTACAAGGCGTACAAGCAAATCCCCATGCCGAACTTCCGTCTCACGGATCAACAGGCCGAGGATCTGGTGCAATACCTCGAAGCCAACGATCGCCAAACCAAGCCACTTGCCGCGAACGACGCAAAAGCCCTGTCCATGCAATAG
- a CDS encoding multicopper oxidase domain-containing protein yields the protein MSYDETTHGRSRPPATPGRNAALAAAVGTTLALTAGSAYGATTLNVPSGLEQRSPLFGASPFKARIVLFEEFGTQPYKVENSTNPDGSVSYPKLPNPVVGNTVDCLGNPDINGAGLDEIIKKNSVYPALSQFSAQNDPSKPDEPQVAQNPWKTQIADCGEGAADGNMPEDGRPWGEDFAHQRWDQKHSKNLNDFEFQPKRFFQTIMANARTSGGARDRLQSHGYGEITDKNKSTTAFTEFGPGGLYYNTVTSPYAPGSESPDWATPKDAQATVEGQYIKGFEGTTAGIPVNINPLNGSFPNQDRSAVWTFDGTIPPKLLMARYGETLHFRHYNALPITNSLDSNRGFGTHTISTHEHNGHNPAESDGFAGAFFYPGQYFDYRWPMTLAGHDSINPDANDARAATPCEPGETSVGVFPCEGPDGAKFAKVPGDYRETMSTHWFHDHMLDFTAQNVYKGNAAMMNYYSRIDRGNEAINDGVNLRFPSGNAKSWGNRDYDVNLVIGDKAFDQSGQLFFNPLITDGYLGDVMTVNWVYKPFMDVRARKYRFRILNGSVSRYLKVAMAYEDPAKAGTYKQVPMYMVGNDGNLMEHAVLFPHAQSGNEGLPTQSIAERDDVIVDFSQVPKDKNGNFVKVYLVNLMEHTTGAGPIKTPVKLNLAWNAFNGNPKTGYNDLDFAVGKFMEFRIRPCQSGTPIYDAAKAATGGCKDTSMNPADYVAGKKVLLPKPTFTKAELDNAIHRTFIYGKKPDTITDGLPWTVATDGGAGLNADIDRISAAPTGVKDANDRRKGGAVEIWHLSNPSGGWSHPAHIHFEEGQIILKNKLAPPPWERFARKDMYRLGPEQDSGSDIDVAIRVRDFTGSYVEHCHNTQHEDHAMLLRWDSEDATHAKWVRTPYPTWYGANYDGDGLTNKLGTADTGSTQYDTKLKTNVSTVTNFTLPSGWGSKSADVPAGSEPTP from the coding sequence ATGTCATACGATGAAACCACGCACGGCCGGTCGCGACCGCCAGCGACGCCAGGCCGCAACGCCGCTCTGGCGGCGGCCGTTGGCACCACCCTTGCCCTAACGGCGGGATCGGCCTACGGGGCAACAACCCTGAACGTCCCATCCGGCCTCGAGCAACGCAGCCCCTTGTTCGGCGCCAGCCCCTTCAAGGCGCGCATCGTGCTGTTCGAAGAGTTCGGCACCCAGCCCTACAAGGTCGAAAACTCGACCAATCCAGACGGCAGCGTTTCCTATCCGAAGCTGCCGAACCCGGTCGTCGGAAATACGGTTGATTGCTTGGGTAATCCGGACATCAACGGAGCGGGGCTCGACGAAATCATCAAGAAGAATTCGGTCTATCCGGCCTTGAGCCAATTCTCCGCCCAGAACGATCCCAGCAAGCCTGATGAGCCCCAGGTTGCCCAAAACCCCTGGAAAACCCAGATCGCCGACTGCGGCGAAGGCGCGGCAGACGGCAACATGCCCGAAGATGGCCGCCCCTGGGGCGAGGATTTTGCCCACCAGCGCTGGGACCAGAAGCACTCGAAAAATCTCAACGACTTCGAGTTCCAGCCCAAGCGCTTCTTCCAGACCATCATGGCCAACGCGCGCACCAGCGGCGGCGCCCGCGACCGCCTGCAGTCCCACGGCTATGGCGAGATCACCGACAAGAACAAGAGCACCACGGCCTTCACCGAATTCGGTCCCGGCGGTCTTTACTACAACACCGTGACCTCGCCGTATGCGCCAGGTTCCGAAAGCCCGGATTGGGCAACGCCGAAGGACGCGCAAGCCACGGTGGAAGGCCAATACATCAAGGGCTTCGAAGGCACTACCGCGGGCATCCCGGTCAACATCAACCCGCTGAATGGAAGTTTCCCCAACCAGGACCGCAGCGCCGTGTGGACCTTCGACGGCACCATCCCGCCCAAGCTGCTGATGGCCCGTTATGGCGAAACCCTGCACTTCCGCCACTACAATGCGCTGCCCATCACCAACAGCCTGGATAGCAACCGCGGCTTTGGCACCCACACCATTTCCACCCATGAGCACAACGGCCACAACCCGGCCGAGAGCGACGGCTTCGCCGGCGCCTTCTTCTATCCGGGCCAGTACTTCGACTACCGCTGGCCCATGACCCTGGCGGGGCATGATTCCATCAACCCGGACGCCAACGATGCCCGCGCCGCGACGCCCTGCGAGCCGGGCGAAACGTCCGTGGGCGTGTTCCCCTGCGAAGGGCCGGACGGCGCCAAGTTTGCCAAGGTGCCCGGCGACTACCGCGAGACCATGAGCACCCATTGGTTCCACGACCACATGCTCGACTTCACCGCCCAGAACGTATACAAGGGCAACGCCGCGATGATGAACTACTACAGCCGCATCGACCGCGGCAACGAGGCCATCAACGACGGCGTCAACCTGCGCTTCCCCAGCGGCAACGCCAAAAGCTGGGGCAACCGCGACTACGACGTGAACCTGGTGATCGGCGACAAGGCCTTCGACCAGAGCGGTCAGCTCTTCTTCAACCCGCTCATCACCGACGGCTACCTGGGCGACGTGATGACCGTGAACTGGGTGTACAAGCCCTTCATGGACGTGCGCGCCCGCAAGTACCGCTTCCGCATCCTCAACGGCTCCGTGTCGCGCTACCTCAAGGTCGCCATGGCCTACGAGGACCCGGCCAAGGCCGGCACCTACAAGCAGGTACCCATGTACATGGTGGGCAACGACGGCAACCTGATGGAGCACGCCGTGCTGTTCCCCCACGCCCAGTCCGGCAACGAGGGCCTGCCCACCCAGTCCATCGCCGAACGCGACGACGTCATCGTCGATTTCAGTCAGGTGCCCAAGGACAAGAACGGCAACTTCGTCAAGGTCTATCTGGTCAACCTGATGGAGCACACCACCGGCGCGGGTCCGATCAAGACCCCCGTGAAGTTGAACCTGGCCTGGAACGCCTTCAACGGCAACCCCAAGACCGGGTACAACGACCTGGACTTCGCCGTCGGCAAGTTCATGGAGTTCCGCATCCGGCCCTGCCAGTCCGGCACGCCCATCTATGATGCGGCCAAGGCCGCAACCGGCGGTTGCAAGGACACCAGCATGAACCCTGCGGATTACGTGGCAGGCAAGAAAGTGCTGCTGCCCAAGCCCACCTTCACCAAGGCGGAACTGGACAACGCCATCCACCGCACCTTCATATACGGCAAGAAGCCGGACACCATCACCGACGGGCTACCCTGGACAGTGGCAACCGATGGCGGGGCTGGCCTCAATGCCGACATCGACCGCATCTCAGCGGCCCCCACCGGCGTCAAGGATGCCAATGATCGCCGCAAGGGCGGTGCCGTGGAAATCTGGCACCTGAGCAACCCCTCCGGCGGCTGGTCGCATCCGGCGCACATCCACTTCGAGGAAGGCCAGATCATCCTCAAGAACAAACTTGCGCCGCCCCCCTGGGAACGGTTCGCCCGCAAGGACATGTACCGTCTCGGACCGGAGCAGGATTCCGGTAGCGATATCGACGTGGCCATCCGTGTGCGCGACTTCACTGGCAGCTACGTGGAGCACTGCCACAACACCCAACATGAGGACCACGCCATGCTGCTGCGTTGGGACAGCGAGGACGCGACCCACGCCAAGTGGGTGCGGACGCCCTACCCCACCTGGTACGGCGCCAACTATGACGGCGACGGCTTGACCAACAAGCTGGGCACCGCCGATACCGGCAGCACCCAGTACGACACCAAGCTCAAGACCAATGTGAGCACGGTGACCAACTTCACGCTGCCATCGGGCTGGGGCAGCAAGTCGGCGGACGTGCCTGCCGGCTCCGAGCCGACGCCGTAA
- a CDS encoding multicopper oxidase family protein — protein sequence MQTDNSAMHRDRGSILIAKESRLAAAVAAALSLACTAAQAGTVPIPTGAAQTSMTATEFKERAFNQRVILFEEFGTQPYNDLDDSKKLLAPPVSKTGVLDCQGNPADVESELDKVIKADHLGPLPKANSEEDVDSNGIRNQNPWKEQIKQCNPYTAGMDSMPASGRPDGDDFGHQRWDEPNQLTKEMEFQPKIFFQTIMAGARTGGGARDELQSHGYGTKTNGKFSEFAPGGLYHNTLTSPYAPGGPATPNDPAASVDGGYLSQFEGTTKGMPVLPHPKMQVQDRNAVWTFDGTLPPKLLMARYADTILFRHHNGLPIDISANRGFGTHTITTHEHNGHNPAESDGFAGAFFYPGQYYDYRWPMVLAGHDTINTKASDKRAATPCFDGEDNVNGWKCVQDPNSKAWSANIPGDYREMMSTHWFHDHMLDFTAQNVYKGNAAMMNYYSAIDRGNEAVNDGVNLRLPSGSAKEWGNRDYDVNLVVADKAFDAQGQLWFNPLQSDGFLGDAVLVNWMYKPYLDVRARKYRFRILNGSVSRYFKIAVVDETGAQVPFYQIGNDGNLLQHAVEFGTGNAPKVAGKTMEGMGIQSIAERYDIIIDFNNSQLCKTKVQNVCTAWKKVYFVNLAEFTTGTGPLVTPQTLANVFNPADPRVVKSTYKGGDPAIGTFMEFRIRPMAANQLDQSMNPADYTAAGNGGTGKNWVMQALPTYTADELNKARHRSFVFGRKAAVPGVVDNNPWSIATDGGPDKNAEINMISAAPTLNSLEIWHLKNPSGGWSHPAHIHFEEGQIIWRDKLAPPPWEAFGRKDMYRVGPEQNSSGQVDIAIKVRDFTGTFVEHCHNTQHEDHAMLLRWDSQGDHNKWVRTPYPDWDGSYYAEAGESSDGAKERLGPTQTVPTYVTGSTKTDAKTGFTSSTVLGFTPPAKWGTDPGTWGAQATDVVANKVDTSNAALTRDVKTLPPQ from the coding sequence ATGCAAACAGATAATTCAGCGATGCACCGCGATAGAGGGTCGATCCTCATCGCAAAAGAATCACGCCTGGCGGCGGCTGTTGCAGCAGCCCTGTCCCTAGCGTGCACCGCCGCGCAGGCCGGGACCGTGCCCATTCCCACGGGCGCCGCACAGACCAGCATGACCGCCACAGAGTTCAAGGAGCGTGCCTTCAACCAGCGCGTCATCCTGTTCGAGGAGTTCGGCACGCAACCCTACAACGATCTCGACGACAGCAAGAAACTGCTGGCTCCGCCGGTCAGCAAGACGGGTGTTCTCGACTGCCAAGGCAATCCCGCCGATGTCGAATCGGAACTGGACAAGGTGATCAAGGCAGATCATTTGGGCCCGCTTCCGAAAGCGAACTCCGAAGAGGACGTCGATAGCAACGGTATACGCAATCAAAACCCCTGGAAAGAGCAGATCAAACAATGCAATCCGTATACTGCGGGGATGGATTCGATGCCTGCCTCTGGCCGGCCTGACGGTGATGATTTCGGCCATCAGCGCTGGGACGAACCGAATCAGCTCACAAAGGAAATGGAATTCCAGCCGAAGATCTTCTTCCAGACCATCATGGCCGGCGCCCGCACCGGCGGCGGTGCCCGTGACGAACTGCAGTCCCATGGCTACGGCACGAAGACCAACGGCAAGTTCAGCGAGTTTGCGCCGGGCGGGCTTTACCACAACACCTTGACCTCCCCCTACGCTCCCGGCGGACCGGCAACCCCCAATGATCCCGCTGCTTCCGTGGATGGAGGCTACCTGTCACAATTCGAAGGCACCACCAAAGGCATGCCAGTTCTGCCGCACCCCAAAATGCAGGTTCAGGATCGCAACGCGGTATGGACCTTCGACGGCACACTGCCGCCCAAGTTGCTGATGGCACGTTACGCGGACACCATCCTTTTCCGTCACCACAACGGCTTGCCTATCGACATTTCGGCCAATCGTGGTTTCGGCACCCACACCATCACCACCCACGAGCACAACGGCCATAACCCGGCCGAGAGCGACGGCTTCGCCGGCGCATTCTTCTATCCGGGCCAGTATTACGATTACCGGTGGCCCATGGTCCTGGCGGGTCACGACACCATCAACACGAAGGCATCCGACAAGCGCGCCGCCACACCTTGCTTCGATGGCGAAGACAATGTAAACGGCTGGAAATGCGTGCAGGATCCGAACAGTAAGGCTTGGTCCGCCAATATTCCCGGCGACTACCGCGAGATGATGAGCACCCACTGGTTCCACGACCACATGCTCGACTTCACCGCCCAGAACGTCTACAAGGGCAACGCGGCGATGATGAACTACTACAGCGCCATCGACCGGGGCAACGAGGCCGTTAACGATGGCGTCAATTTGCGACTCCCCAGCGGATCCGCGAAGGAGTGGGGCAACCGCGACTACGACGTCAACCTGGTGGTGGCGGACAAGGCTTTCGACGCCCAGGGCCAACTCTGGTTCAACCCTCTGCAATCCGATGGGTTCCTCGGTGACGCGGTGCTGGTCAACTGGATGTACAAGCCGTATCTGGACGTTCGCGCCCGCAAGTATCGCTTCCGTATCCTCAATGGCTCGGTCTCCCGCTACTTCAAGATCGCGGTGGTGGACGAAACCGGCGCACAGGTGCCTTTCTACCAGATCGGCAACGACGGCAACCTGCTCCAGCACGCCGTGGAATTCGGTACCGGTAATGCGCCGAAAGTCGCAGGCAAAACCATGGAAGGCATGGGCATTCAGTCCATCGCCGAGCGCTATGACATCATCATCGACTTCAATAACAGCCAGCTTTGCAAAACCAAGGTGCAGAACGTCTGCACGGCGTGGAAGAAGGTGTACTTCGTCAACCTGGCGGAATTCACCACCGGTACCGGGCCTTTGGTCACTCCCCAGACCCTGGCCAATGTGTTCAATCCGGCTGATCCGCGGGTGGTCAAGTCCACCTACAAAGGTGGCGATCCGGCCATCGGCACCTTCATGGAGTTCCGCATCCGGCCCATGGCGGCGAACCAGCTCGACCAGAGCATGAACCCTGCCGACTACACGGCGGCGGGCAACGGCGGTACCGGCAAGAACTGGGTCATGCAGGCTCTGCCCACTTACACCGCAGACGAGTTGAACAAGGCTCGCCACCGCAGCTTCGTATTCGGGCGCAAGGCGGCCGTTCCGGGCGTAGTGGACAACAACCCCTGGTCCATCGCCACCGACGGCGGCCCGGACAAGAACGCGGAGATCAATATGATCTCGGCGGCTCCGACCCTCAACTCCCTGGAAATCTGGCACCTGAAGAACCCGTCGGGCGGTTGGTCGCATCCGGCTCATATCCACTTCGAGGAAGGCCAGATCATCTGGCGCGACAAACTGGCTCCGCCGCCTTGGGAAGCCTTCGGCCGCAAGGACATGTACCGCGTAGGACCGGAGCAGAACTCCTCCGGCCAGGTGGACATCGCCATCAAGGTGCGTGACTTCACCGGTACCTTCGTGGAGCACTGCCACAACACCCAGCATGAAGACCACGCCATGCTGCTGCGTTGGGACAGCCAGGGCGATCACAACAAATGGGTACGCACACCCTATCCGGATTGGGATGGCTCTTACTACGCCGAAGCGGGCGAGAGCAGCGACGGCGCGAAAGAACGCCTGGGTCCAACCCAGACCGTGCCCACCTACGTCACCGGCAGCACCAAGACCGACGCCAAGACCGGCTTTACCTCCAGCACCGTTTTGGGCTTCACGCCGCCGGCCAAGTGGGGCACGGATCCGGGCACGTGGGGTGCGCAGGCCACTGACGTAGTCGCCAACAAGGTGGACACATCCAACGCCGCGTTGACCCGCGACGTCAAGACGCTGCCTCCTCAATAA